In Mytilus galloprovincialis chromosome 1, xbMytGall1.hap1.1, whole genome shotgun sequence, the following are encoded in one genomic region:
- the LOC143045396 gene encoding uncharacterized protein LOC143045396, whose amino-acid sequence MPLKKEDAARIKKNYKTIIESLRIDNILDQMIEDEVFGLDDYEKITSRTTQKDKNREFVALLIRSHDKGFKVFIKCLKEDESYKDIAHQIENTQVETIKDENIEDWIGNRMPSEKGGQYLKDIDLLCFSKAITPAHLQIVGTCLGFSKVDVEHIEYKHLRAPEAACHDLLVKWRNKHGHSATLSKLMEIFFVAHQNTPESIHDEKIWDALDKFK is encoded by the exons ATGCCTCTAAAGAAAGAAGATGCCGCTAGAattaagaaaaattataaaactattaTTGAGAGTCTGAGGATAGATAATATATTAGATCAAATGATTGAAGACGAGGTTTTTGGATTAGATGATTATGAAAAAATAACCTCCAGAACAACACAAAAAGATAAGAATAGGGAATTTGTTGCACTCCTCATTAGAAGTCATGACAAAGGATTCAAAGTATTCATCAAATGTTTAAAAGAAGATGAATCATACAAAGATATAGCACACCAAATAGAGAATACACAAGTAGAGACAATTAAAGATGAAAACATTG AGGATTGGATTGGAAACAGAATGCCATCTGAAAAAGGAGGGCAATATTTAAAAGACATTGACCTCTTGTGTTTTAGTAAAGCAATAACACCAGCACATTTACAGATAGTTGGTACATGTCTAGGATTTTCCAAAGTAGATGTAGAACACATCGAGTATAAACATTTGCGTGCTCCTGAGGCTGCATGCCATGACCTTCTTGTTAAATGGAGAAACAAACATGGACATAGTGCAACTTTATCAAAACTTATGGAGATATTTTTCGTTGCACATCAGAACACACCTGAATCTATTCATGATGAAAAAATATGGGATGCTCTGGACAAATTCAAATAG